Proteins encoded within one genomic window of Glycine soja cultivar W05 chromosome 1, ASM419377v2, whole genome shotgun sequence:
- the LOC114410922 gene encoding probable serine/threonine-protein kinase PBL3 isoform X2, producing the protein MVVAVKRLKPEGFQGHKEWLTEVNYLGQLYHPNLVKLIGYCLEGENRLLVYEFMPKGSLENHLFRRGPQPLSWSVRMKVAIGAARGLSFLHNAKSQVIYRDFKASNILLDAEFNSKLSDFGLAKAGPTGDRTHVSTQVMGTQGYAAPEYVATGRLTAKSDVYSFGVVLLELLSGRRAVDKTITGMEQNLVDWAKPYLSDKRRLFRIMDTKLEGQYPQKGAFTAATLALQCLNSEAKARPPMTEVLATLEQIEAPKTAGRNSHSEHHRVQTPVRKSPARNRSPLNLTPTASPLPAHRQSPRVH; encoded by the exons ATGGTTGTTGCTGTGAAGAGGCTGAAACCTGAAGGTTTTCAAGGTCACAAGGAGTGGTTG ACTGAGGTTAACTACCTTGGACAACTGTACCATCCTAATCTGGTTAAATTAATCGGGTACTGCTTGGAGGGAGAGAACCGGCTATTGGTGTATGAGTTTATGCCTAAAGGGAGCTTAGAGAACCATCTATTTAGAA GAGGACCACAACCGCTGTCTTGGTCGGTGAGGATGAAAGTGGCTATTGGTGCTGCCAGAGGACTCTCCTTTCTTCATAACGCCAAATCACAAGTCATATACCGTGATTTTAAAGCTTCTAACATCCTGCTGGATGCT GAGTTTAATTCGAAACTTTCTGACTTTGGTTTAGCTAAGGCGGGTCCTACTGGCGATAGAACTCATGTGTCCACTCAAGTAATGGGTACTCAAGGATATGCAGCACCTGAATATGTTGCAACTG GTCGTTTGACGGCCAAAAGTGATGTCTACAGCTTTGGAGTTGTGTTGCTTGAACTTCTATCCGGAAGACGCGCTGTTGATAAAACCATAACCGGCATGGAGCAGAATCTGGTGGACTGGGCAAAACCATATTTGAGCGATAAACGAAGACTGTTCCGGATTATGGATACCAAGTTGGAGGGCCAGTATCCACAAAAGGGGGCCTTCACGGCTGCCACACTTGCTCTACAATGCCTTAACAGTGAGGCCAAGGCAAGGCCTCCAATGACAGAGGTTTTAGCAACTCTGGAACAGATAGAGGCCCCCAAAACTGCAGGCAGAAACTCCCATTCAGAACACCATAGAGTTCAGACTCCTGTGAGAAAGTCTCCTGCACGAAACCGGTCACCGTTAAATCTAACTCCTACTGCGTCCCCTCTCCCAGCTCACCGGCAATCGCCTCGTGTTCACTAA
- the LOC114410922 gene encoding probable serine/threonine-protein kinase PBL3 isoform X1, protein MGNCLDSSAKVDAAQSSKSTSASGISKTTPSSLSIPSYSEKSNASSLPTPRSEGEILSSPNLKPFTFNELKNATRNFRPDSLLGEGGFGYVYKGWIDEHTFTASKPGSGMVVAVKRLKPEGFQGHKEWLTEVNYLGQLYHPNLVKLIGYCLEGENRLLVYEFMPKGSLENHLFRRGPQPLSWSVRMKVAIGAARGLSFLHNAKSQVIYRDFKASNILLDAEFNSKLSDFGLAKAGPTGDRTHVSTQVMGTQGYAAPEYVATGRLTAKSDVYSFGVVLLELLSGRRAVDKTITGMEQNLVDWAKPYLSDKRRLFRIMDTKLEGQYPQKGAFTAATLALQCLNSEAKARPPMTEVLATLEQIEAPKTAGRNSHSEHHRVQTPVRKSPARNRSPLNLTPTASPLPAHRQSPRVH, encoded by the exons ATGGGTAACTGCCTAGATTCTTCTGCCAAGGTTGATGCAGCTCAGAGCTCCAAATCCACTTCTG CATCAGGAATCTCAAAAACTACTCCTTCCAGTTTATCTATTCCATCATACAGTGAAAAAAGCAATGCCTCAAGTCTTCCCACACCAAGGTCTGAGGGTGAAATCTTGTCTTCTCCCAATCTTAAGCCCTTCACATTCAATGAGCTAAAGAATGCCACCCGAAATTTTCGGCCCGATAGTCTTCTCGGTGAAGGGGGATTTGGATATGTCTACAAGGGATGGATTGATGAACACACATTTACGGCTTCAAAACCCGGATCAGGAATGGTTGTTGCTGTGAAGAGGCTGAAACCTGAAGGTTTTCAAGGTCACAAGGAGTGGTTG ACTGAGGTTAACTACCTTGGACAACTGTACCATCCTAATCTGGTTAAATTAATCGGGTACTGCTTGGAGGGAGAGAACCGGCTATTGGTGTATGAGTTTATGCCTAAAGGGAGCTTAGAGAACCATCTATTTAGAA GAGGACCACAACCGCTGTCTTGGTCGGTGAGGATGAAAGTGGCTATTGGTGCTGCCAGAGGACTCTCCTTTCTTCATAACGCCAAATCACAAGTCATATACCGTGATTTTAAAGCTTCTAACATCCTGCTGGATGCT GAGTTTAATTCGAAACTTTCTGACTTTGGTTTAGCTAAGGCGGGTCCTACTGGCGATAGAACTCATGTGTCCACTCAAGTAATGGGTACTCAAGGATATGCAGCACCTGAATATGTTGCAACTG GTCGTTTGACGGCCAAAAGTGATGTCTACAGCTTTGGAGTTGTGTTGCTTGAACTTCTATCCGGAAGACGCGCTGTTGATAAAACCATAACCGGCATGGAGCAGAATCTGGTGGACTGGGCAAAACCATATTTGAGCGATAAACGAAGACTGTTCCGGATTATGGATACCAAGTTGGAGGGCCAGTATCCACAAAAGGGGGCCTTCACGGCTGCCACACTTGCTCTACAATGCCTTAACAGTGAGGCCAAGGCAAGGCCTCCAATGACAGAGGTTTTAGCAACTCTGGAACAGATAGAGGCCCCCAAAACTGCAGGCAGAAACTCCCATTCAGAACACCATAGAGTTCAGACTCCTGTGAGAAAGTCTCCTGCACGAAACCGGTCACCGTTAAATCTAACTCCTACTGCGTCCCCTCTCCCAGCTCACCGGCAATCGCCTCGTGTTCACTAA
- the LOC114410911 gene encoding heme-binding protein 2-like yields the protein MAATIITCKLSLLLSLLSVSLLLGVSSSDTLQNVGAIPPTCKRIECPSYDVIHFGNGYEIRRYNSPVWISNSPILDISLVEATRTGFRRLFDYIQGKNNYKQKIEMTAPVISEVLPSDGPFCESSFVVSFYVPKENQANPPPAKGLHVQRWKTVFAAVRQFGGFVKDSSVGEEAAALKASIAGTKWADAVEKSQKRAGHASVYTVAQYNAPFEYDNRVNEIWFLFDIENEPQTV from the exons ATGGCTGCTACCATCATCACATGCAAGCTCTCACTGCTTTTAAGCCTTCTCTCAGTTTCACTATTGCTGGGTGTGAGTTCATCAGATACCCTTCAGAATGTAGGGGCAATTCCCCCAACATGCAAGCGCATAGAGTGTCCCAGCTATGATGTCATTCACTTTGGCAACGGCTACGAAATCCGTCGCTATAATTCACCCGTTTGGATTTCGAACAGCCCCATTCTAGACATTTCTCTGGTTGAAGCCACAAGAACCGGCTTCAGGAG GCTATTTGATTATATTCAAGGTAAGAATAACTACAAGCAGAAAATTGAGATGACAGCGCCTGTGATCAGTGAAGTATTACCCAGTGATGGACCCTTCTGTGAGTCCTCATTTGTTGTGAGCTTCTATGTGCCAAAAGAGAACCAAGCAAACCCGCCTCCTGCGAAGGGCCTTCATGTTCAAAGATGGAAGACTGTATTCGCAGCAGTTAGACAGTTTGGTGGATTTGTCAAAGATTCTAGTGTTGGGGAGGAAGCTGCAGCCTTGAAGGCTAGTATTGCTGGAACCAAGTGGGCTGATGCAGTTGAGAAAAGCCAGAAGAGAGCTGGCCATGCTTCTGTTTACACCGTTGCACAGTACAATGCCCCTTTTGAATATGACAATAGGGTCAATGAGATATGGTTCTTGTTTGATATTGAAAATGAACCACAAACCGTGTga